One stretch of Thalassophryne amazonica chromosome 19, fThaAma1.1, whole genome shotgun sequence DNA includes these proteins:
- the LOC117532298 gene encoding protein L-Myc-1b-like encodes MEVDCYQLYFVDYFDTEEDFYKSTAPSEDIWKKFELLQTPPLSPSRTLSGTALHLPPGDKLSWLSKVLGQDDDSESHFIPDTKELLGNLSSIIVQDCMWSSFSATKHPEKVKAAGLQGSNRPGRAHCAPPAGPRPGPVPDCVDPAAVLTLTANGCRKAALSGSDSSEDDDDEDDDDDEEEIDVVSVENKQNQSHLVNSRKPVTVTVRADPCPKRFHVSVHQQQHNYAARSPDTDPEPDHEDSDQEPDVKRACTSFLPGRSSLPSSPSESLQNSDAEDTDRRRNHNILERKRREDLRSRFLALRDQIPGLESVKTPKVVILTQAAEYIAELHVQEKRHIKEKRRLKSRQQMLVRRVSELKRS; translated from the exons ATGGAGGTGGACTGTTACCAGCTTTATTTCGTCGATTATTTCGACACCGAGGAGGATTTTTACAAATCGACAGCACCGAGTGAGGACATCTGGAAAAAGTTCGAGCTGCTGCAGACTCCTCCTCTGTCCCCCAGCAGGACCCTGAGCGGGACCGCCCTGCACCTGCCGCCGGGGGACAAGCTCAGCTGGCTGTCCAAAGTCCTGGGACAGGACGACGACAGCGAGAGCCACTTCATCCCGGACACCAAGGAGCTGCTTGGCAACCTGAGCTCCATCATCGTGCAGGACTGCATGTGGAGCAGCTTCTCCGCCACCAAGCACCCGGAGAAGGTCAAAGCTGCGGGGCTCCAGGGCTCAAACCGGCCGGGCAGAGCGCACTGCGCCCCGCCCGCCGGCCCCCGGCCCGGCCCGGTTCCGGACTGCGTCGACCCCGCCGCTGTTCTCACTTTAACGGCAAACGGCTGCAGGAAGGCGGCGTTGTCCGGCTCCGATTCCTCCG aggatgatgatgatgaggatgatgacgaCGATGAGGAGGAGATCGACGTGGTCAGTGTGGAGAACAAGCAGAACCAGTCGCATCTGGTAAACAGTCGAAAGCCTGTGACTGTTACCGTCCGTGCCGATCCCTGCCCCAAACGCTTCCACGTGTCCGTCCACCAGCAGCAGCACAACTACGCCGCCCGCTCCCCGGACACTGATCCAGAACCTGACCACGAGGACAGCGACCAAGAGCCTGACGTCAAGCGCGCCTGCACCTCCTTCTTGCCAGGTCGTTCCTCTTTGCCGTCTTCGCCCTCAGAAAGTCTCCAAAACTCAGACGCAGAAGACACTGACCGTAGGCGGAACCACAACATCTTAGAGAGGAAGAGGAGGGAAGATCTGCGCTCTCGCTTCCTCGCGCTGCGGGATCAGATCCCCGGACTGGAGTCGGTCAAGACTCCGAAGGTGGTGATCTTAACCCAGGCTGCTGAATACATCGCCGAGCTGCACGTCCAGGAGAAACGGCACATCAAGGAGAAGCGGCGCCTCAAATCCCGGCAGCAGATGCTCGTGCGCAGGGTGTCTGAATTAAAGCGCTCCTGA